In Salmo salar chromosome ssa03, Ssal_v3.1, whole genome shotgun sequence, a single genomic region encodes these proteins:
- the LOC106600895 gene encoding modulator of macroautophagy TMEM150B: protein MWLWALLPICLAVFGTVGIWVVFGIAVSNETVNITARFPYISECGTYDPQSCIFSQVCNICAVLILWVVVIRFQQVRDYGQNSKVNIASIVLGFISSLGISILGSFRQSVLFGIHVFGAFLAFFVGLGYFWLQVWLTYKVQPSKDRRWMGPLRAALCSICTILIITMAIGLLFDTGYRSMASISEWALAMCFFVLFGLFASEFRHIDCHRLTVQNQGLKQDPEHQRWWDHNVQPTEQ from the exons ATGTGGCTCTGGGCACTCCTTCCAATCTGCTTGGCGGTGTTTGGCACTGTGGGAATATGGGTGGT GTTTGGTATCGCTGTATCAAATGAGACTGTTAATATCACAGCGAGATTCCCCTACATCAG TGAATGTGGCACCTATGATCCACAGAGCTGTATCTTTTCCCAGGTCTGCAACATATGTGCTGTCTTGA TCCTGTGGGTTGTGGTGATCCGGTTTCAGCAGGTCAGGGACTATGGTCAGAACAGCAAGGTGAACATCGCCAGTATCGTACTGGGCTTCATCTCATCTCTGGGCATCTCCATCCTCGGCAGCTTTCGG CAATCTGTGTTGTTTGGCATCCATGTGTTCGGGGCTTTTTTGGCCTTCTTTGTGGGCCTGGGCTACTTCTGGTTGCAGGTGTGGCTCACCTATAAAGTCCAGCCCTCTAAAGACCGTCGCTGGATGGGGCCTCTCAGAGCTGCCCTCTGTAGCATCTGCACCATCTTGATCATCACCA TGGCCATAGGTCTACTCTTTGATACTGGCTACCGCTCAATGGCGTCCATTTCTGAGTGGGCTCTGGCCATGTGCTTCTTTGTCCTATTTGGCCTCTTTGCATCCGAGTTCCGTCACATCGACTGTCACCGGCTCACCGTGCAGAACCAAGGCCTCAAGCAAGACCCAGAGCATCAACGGTGGTGGGATCATAATGTACAGCCAACAGAACAGTAA